Proteins found in one Triticum aestivum cultivar Chinese Spring chromosome 4D, IWGSC CS RefSeq v2.1, whole genome shotgun sequence genomic segment:
- the LOC123095685 gene encoding protein SABRE isoform X3: MGIHFTSTISLPQDDLEEATPHFDVQIVLSEIHLVREGSSSLLEVLKVAVVASLDIPLDPLLPIRAEIDAKLGGTQCNLMLSRLMPWMRLHSSRTKGMKLSKANSHQEISQTKEIKPIMWTCTVSAPEMTVMLYSPSGLVLYHACCQSSHVFANNIASKGIQIHTELGEMLVHMEDGYREFLKENIFGVDTYSGSLMHIARVSLDWGYREIEVQDMAETSRLALVFSIDISGIGVKFGFKHLESLLLNLMSFRDLFKNLSSSREKDKEKDLEERRKKKTKGIEILKLSLQKFSITYSGDINILNMPIADPKRVNYGTQGGQVIVDVSADGTQRTASITSEPPGIGRNLRFTSSLVISHLAVCVDKEKKSTQAELERVKAMYEEDHSSGVKVTLLDMQNAKIVRRSGGLTDVAVCSLFSATDINIRWEPDAHLALFETFIRFKWFLHHNKIQSSEKLMTGTGSIKENEHVNIAAGSVKPQKSDKRGSIFAVDVEVLRISAELADGVEANMHVQSIFTENAKIGVLSEGLSVSLNGARVLNSTRIQISCIPFSTANSLSAKVEPSPKRDWVVQGLDVHICMPFRLPLRAIEDAVEDMIRALKLVSAAKRSILFPDGKENSKKVKSGASSFGSVKFVLRKLTAEIEEEPIQGWLDEHYYLMRNKTCESGVRLKFLDDAISGSVDSNHCSSEGKFIYEGIEVDVHDTAALQRLREEIHKKAFRSYYVACQKKVFAEGSGACAEGFQAGFKPSSRRASLLSLSASELDITLTRINGGATEMVEFIKGVDPVCQEEHIPFSRLYGSDIALLAGSLVIQVRDYTSPLFSATSGKCQGRVVLAQQATCFQPQIHQDVYIGRWHKVKMLRSASGTTPAIKMYSNLPVYFQRGEISFGVGYEPSFADISYAFQVALKRVNLSSRVKSSGAANQPPKKERSLPWWDDIRYYIHGKIVLYFNETKWKILATTNPYEKVDRLQIVSEYMEIQQTDGHVDVSAKEFGMYISSLESMMKNCSLKVPSGVPRPFIYAPLFSLNVIIDWQCESGSPLNHYLHALPIEGEPRKKVYDPFRSTYLSLRWNFSLRPLQVQSDNGTSSPCYANNSMLCGSAFGSCSKIADVDFPTMNLGAHDLAWVFKWWSLNYSPPHKLRSFSRWPRYKIPRAARSGNLSMDKVLVEFFFRVDATPCCIRHATLTEDDPASGLTFKMSSLKYELCYSRGKQKYTFDCKREPLDLVYRGLDLYRPEVYLVRDVNSSSVENVSKLKTTTLPSQGKDKCTMGSFQEKHEDGFLLSSDYFTIRRQAPKADPARLMEWQDAGRNLEITYVRSEFENGSESDHSLSEHSDDDDGFNVVLADNCQRVFVYGLRLLWTIENRDAVWSWVGGISKAFEPPKPSPSRQYAQRKMIEERQNADSSRLAQDATSSTHAGSPSVQHAEALGSTSPLHSKPNRSSDIAVKYGMFDDLDKGGNLHFMVNVVKPQFNLHSEDANGRFLLAAASGRVMARSFHSVVHVGKEMLEQALGTSSLHIPEPQPEMTWKKADLSVILKDVQAHVAPTDVDPGAGLQWLPRILGSSEKLKRTGALLERVFMPCQMYFRYTRHKGGTADLKVKPLKELRFNSPNITATMTSRQFQVMLDVLSNLLFARLPKPRKNSLQYPSDDEDVEEEADEVVPDGVEEVELAKINLEQRERERKLLLDDIRSLAGTGDSHIDHLSAEKDNSFWMINSEKASLVEGLKRDLLNLQKSRKFASSALRKALQKAAQLRLMEKEKNKTPSCAMRISMKISKVVWSMLADGNTFAEAEISDMVYDFDRDYKDIGVARFTTKYFVVRNCMASAKCDTLLSAWNAPPEKGVMLRVDAKQGAPKDGNSPLELFQVEIYPLKIYLPETMYRMMWDYFFPEEDDSQRRQDIWRVSTSTGSRRTRRVSSGADAVASTSYSVREHELPGRSGTAVNVSSWQGSHGDNPQVSKLQSLKANMVCGSHPELGRTSSFGKAWGESATENTTNNDVVSLLNPSNISSKSDGYSMAENTVAATEMFRSKTKDPKSMKSGRLSHEEKKTGKSHDEKRPRARKLMEFHNIKISQVELLVTYEGSRLAINDLRLLMDTFHRVEFTGTWRRLFSRVKKHIIWGVLKSVTGMQGKKFKAQNQRETLDGTVPENDLNFSDSDGSHHGKPDQFPVSWLKRPGDGAGDGFVTSIRGLFNSQRRRAKAFVVRAMRGDGDNEYHDEGSESDGEYPFARQLTITKAKKLLRRKFRPRGQKIIGPAMQDSLPSSPRETTPYQSDSSESSYEDFHE, translated from the exons ATGGGGATTCACTTTACTAGTACGATATCCCTGCCACAGGATGATCTAGAGGAAGCTACACCGCACTTCGATGTTCAGATTGTTCTTAGTGAGATCCAT TTAGTTAGAGAAGGCTCAAGCTCTCTGTTGGAAGTTCTTAAAGTTGCTGTGGTAGCTTCTTTGGATATTCCGTTGGAT CCGCTTCTTCCAATCAGAGCTGAaatcgatgccaagcttggtggtaCACAATGCAATCTTATGTTGAGCAGATTGATGCCATGGATGCGCCTTCATTCTTCGAGAACCAAAGGAATGAAGCTTTCAAAGGCAAACTCTCATCAAGAAATTTCTCAAACAAAGGAGATCAAGCCAATTATGTGGACTTGCACAGTTTCTGCCCCAGAAATGACTGTCATGCTTTACAGCCCTAGTGGGTTGGTATTATATCAT GCTTGTTGCCAGTCATCACATGTATTTGCAAATAACATTGCCAGCAAGGGGATTCAGATACACACTGAACTTGGTGAAATGCTGGTGCACATGGAAGATGGGTATAGGGAATTCTTGAAGGAAAACATATTTGGTGTTGATACTTACTCTGGCTCCTTAATGCACATTGCTCGGGTGAGCCTTGACTGGGGGTACAGAGAAATTGAGGTCCAAGATATGGCTGAAACTAGTAGACTTGCACTTGTATTTTCCATTGATATCAGTGGCATAGGAGTAAAGTTTGGTTTCAAGCATTTAGAATCTCTTCTGCTCAATTTGATGTCCTTTAGGGATCTATTTAAGAACCTTTCATCCTCTCGTGAGAAGGATAAAGAAAAGGATTTGGAGGAGAGacggaaaaagaaaacaaaaggcattgAAATATTGAAATTAAGCCTACAAAAGTTCTCTATTACTTACAGTGGTGATATCAATATATTAAATATGCCAATTGCTGATCCAAAGCGCGTCAACTATGGCACTCAAGGTGGTCAAGTAATTGTTGATGTTTCTGCTGATGGCACGCAACGTACGGCAAGTATAACTTCGGAACCACCTGGCATTGGCCGCAACTTGAGGTTCACCTCATCTTTAGTTATCTCTCATCTCGCTGTATGTGTAGACAAGGAGAAAAAGTCAACACAAGCAGAATTGGAACGGGTGAAAGCAATGTACGAGGAGGATCACAGCTCTGGTGTCAAAGTGACCTTACTAGATATGCAGAATGCTAAAATTGTTCGCCGATCCGGTGGCCTTACAGATGTCGCTGTTTGTTCCCTCTTCAGTGCAACAGACATTAATATCAGATGGGAACCTGATGCTCATTTAGCACTCTTTGAGACCTTTATCCGCTTTAAGTGGTTCCTGCATCATAACAAGATTCAGAGTTCCGAGAAGCTGATGACTGGAACTGGCAGTATCAAGGAGAATGAGCATGTCAACATAGCTGCTGGTTCAGTGAAACCTCAGAAGTCTGACAAAAGAGGTTCAATTTTTGCCGTTGATGTGGAAGTGTTGAGAATATCTGCTGAGCTCGCAGATGGTGTCGAAGCAAACATGCATGTACAATCTATCTTCACTGAGAATGCCAAGATAGGTGTACTATCGGAGGGTCTTTCTGTCAGCCTTAATGGTGCCAGGGTTCTAAACAGCACACGAATACAGATCTCATGTATTCCTTTCAGTACTGCAAATTCGCTCAGTGCAAAGGTTGAACCATCACCCAAGAGAGATTGGGTCGTTCAAGGGCTAGATGTTCATATTTGCATGCCATTCAGGTTACCATTGCGTGCCATAGAGGATGCCGTTGAAGATATGATTCGTGCTCTAAAGCTTGTTTCTGCTGCCAAAAGAAGTATATTGTTTCCTGATGGCAAAGAGAACTCGAAGAAGGTTAAGTCTGGAGCTTCCAGTTTTGGATCTGTAAAGTTCGTGTTGCGTAAACTCACGGCAGAAATAGAGGAGGAGCCCATACAAGGTTGGCTCGATGAACATTACTATTTGATGAGGAACAAAACCTGTGAATCAGGTGTTAGATTAAAATTTCTTGATGATGCTATATCAGGAAGTGTAGATTCTAACCACTGCAGCTCTGAGGGAAAATTTATATATGAGGGAATAGAGGTTGACGTGCATGACACTGCAGCTCTTCAAAGGCTGCGGGAAGAAATCCATAAGAAAGCATTTCGATCGTATTATGTGGCTTGTCAAAAGAAGGTATTTGCGGAAGGGTCGGGGGCGTGCGCAGAAGGTTTTCAAGCTGGATTCAAGCCAAGTTCACGGAGAGCTTCACTTCTTTCACTTTCTGCTTCTGAACTTGATATTACTTTGACCAGAATAAATGGTGGAGCAACAGAGATGGTTGAATTTATAAAGGGAGTCGACCCTGTTTGTCAGGAGGAACACATACCATTCTCTCGACTATATGGGAGTGATATTGCTCTCCTTGCAGGGTCCTTGGTCATACAAGTGAGAGACTatacatctcctctcttttctGCAACCAGTGGGAAATGTCAAGGCCGTGTTGTGCTTGCCCAGCAG GCAACATGTTTTCAACCCCAAATACACCAAGATGTATATATTGGCAGATGGCACAAAGTCAAAATGTTACGTTCTGCCAGTGGTACCACACCAGCAATTAAAATGTACTCCAATTTACCTGTTTATTTCCAGAGAGGAGAAATTTCTTTTGGAGTTGGCTATGAGCCATCTTTTGCTGATATAAGTTATGCATTTCAAGTAGCCCTAAAGAGAGTTAATCTTAGCTCCAGAGTTAAAAGTTCTGGTGCAGCAAACCAACCGCCTAAAAAGGAGCGCAGCTTGCCATGGTGGGATGACATCAGATACTACATCCATGGAAAGATAGTTTTGTATTTCAATGAGACAAAATGGAAGATCCTGGCAACAACTAATCCTTATGAGAAGGTAGACAGACTGCAAATTGTTTCTGAATACATGGAAATCCAGCAAACGGATGGGCATGTAGATGTCTCTGCAAAGGAATTCGGGATGTATATCAGTAGCTTAGAGAGTATGATGAAGAATTGCAGCTTAAAAGTGCCATCTGGCGTGCCCAGGCCTTTTATTTATGCTCCTTTGTTCTCTCTTAATGTGATTATCGACTGGCAGTGTGAATCTGGCAGCCCTTTGAATCATTATCTGCATGCACTCCCTATTGAGGGTGAGCCAAGGAAGAAGGTTTATGATCCATTTCGATCTACTTATCTCTCTCTTAGGTGGAACTTCTCCCTTAGACCTTTGCAGGTGCAGTCTGATAATGGCACATCATCTCCCTGCTATGCAAACAATTCAATGCTATGTGGGTCTGCCTTTGGTAGTTGCTCCAAAATAGCTGATGTTGATTTCCCTACAATGAACCTGGGTGCTCATGACCTTGCTTGGGTTTTCAAATGGTGGAGCTTAAACTACAGCCCCCCACACAAACTGCGTTCTTTCTCTAGATGGCCTCGATATAAAATTCCTCGAGCTGCTAGATCTGGTAACCTCTCAATGGATAAAGTTTTGGTTGAGTTCTTTTTCCGGGTTGATGCTACTCCCTGTTGCATAAGACATGCCACTTTAACTGAAGATGATCCTGCCAGTGGCTTGACCTTTAAAATGTCAAGTTTGAAGTATGAATTGTGTTACAGTCGAGGTAAACAGAAATACACATTTGATTGTAAGCGTGAACCTCTGGATCTAGTTTATCGCGGTCTTGATCTATACAGGCCAGAGGTTTATCTAGTGCGAGATGTTAACTCATCCTCAGTTGAAAATGTGTCCAAATTAAAGACTACTACCCTGCCGTCACAGGGCAAAGATAAATGCACCATGGGCAGTTTTCAAGAAAAACATGAGGATGGTTTCCTCTTGTCCTCTGATTATTTCACAATAAGAAGACAAGCTCCAAAGGCAGATCCTGCAAGGCTTATGGAATGGCAGGATGCTGGTCGGAATCTTGAGATAACATATGTCAGATCTGAGTTTGAGAATGGCAGTGAAAGCGACCATAGTCTATCTGagcatagtgatgatgatgatggtttcAATGTGGTGTTGGCAGATAATTGTCAACGGGTGTTTGTGTACGGTCTTAGACTTTTATGGACCATTGAGAATCGTGATGCAGTTTGGTCATGGGTTGGAGGAATTTCCAAAGCATTTGAACCTCCAAAACCCTCGCCTTCGCGGCAATATGCACAAAGAAAGATGATCGAGGAAAGGCAGAATGCAGATAGCTCTAGATTAGCTCAAGATGCTACCTCTTCTACCCATGCTGGTTCTCCTTCGGTGCAGCATGCTGAAGCTCTGGGCTCTACTTCTCCATTGCATAGTAAACCCAATCGCTCCTCTGATATAGCAG TGAAGTATGGCATGTTCGATGATTTGGATAAAGGAGGGAATCTCCATTTTATGGTTAATGTTGTCAAGCCCCAGTTCAACCTACATTCTGAAGATGCCAAT GGTAGATTTCTACTTGCTGCAGCTAGTGGGCGTGTTATGGCACGTTCATTTCATTCAGTTGTTCATGTTGGGAAAGAGATGCTAGAGCAAGCACTGGGGACAAGCAGTCTACATATTCCCGAACCACAACCTGAAATGACCTGGAAAAAAGCTGATCTCTCCGTGATTCTGAAAGATGTTCAGGCTCATGTTGCACCGACTGATGTGGACCCTGGTGCAGGCCTACAGTGGCTTCCTCGTATTCTTGGTAGTTCGGAGAAATTGAAGCGCACAGGGGCCTTGCTAGAGAGAGTATTTATGCCTTGCCAGATGTACTTCCGTTATACTCGTCACAAGGGTGGAACTGCAGACTTGAAG GTTAAGCCATTAAAGGAGTTACGTTTCAATTCTCCAAACATTACCGCAACAATGACTTCACGCCAGTTTCAAGTTATGTTGGATGTGCTTAGCAATCTCCTGTTCGCAAGACTTCCCAA GCCTAGGAAAAACAGTCTTCAGTATCCATCGGATGAcgaagatgttgaagaagaggCTGATGAGGTGGTTCCTGATGGAGTAGAAGAGGTGGAGCTTGCAAAAATTAATCTCGAACAGCGAGAAAGGGAGAGAAAGTTATTGCTTGATGATATAAGATCCTTAGCTGGAACTGGTGATAGTCATATCGACCATCTTTCTGCGGAAAAGGATAATTCGTTCTGGATGATTAACAGTGAGAAAGCATCACTG GTGGAAGGACTGAAGAGAGACCTTCTAAATCTCCAGAAATCTCGAAAATTTGCATCTTCTGCGTTAAGGAAAGCACTACAAAAAGCTGCCCAGTTACGCTTGatggaaaaagaaaagaacaaaacccCATCTTGTGCCATGCGAATCTCTATGAAAATCAGCAAAGTTGTATGGAGCATGCTTGCAGATGGGAATACTTTTGCCGAAGCTGAGATCAGTGATATG GTATATGATTTTGATCGTGACTACAAAGACATTGGTGTTGCTCGGTTTACGACTAAGTATTTCGTTGTGAGGAATTGCATGGCTAGTGCCAAATGTGATACATTGTTGTCTGCATGGAATGCACCTCCAGAAAA AGGTGTCATGCTTCGTGTGGACGCGAAGCAAGGTGCTCCGAAGGATGGAAATTCCCCTCTTGAGCTCTTTCAG GTGGAGATATACCCATTGAAAATATACCTCCCGGAAACAATGTATAGAATGATGTGGGATTATTTCTTTCCTGAGGAAGATGATTCTCAAAGACGTCAG GATATTTGGAGGGTCTCAACATCAACTGGATCTAGAAGAACTAGAAGAGTATCTTCTGGTGCTGATGCTGTTGCTTCTACCAGCTATTCTGTCAGGGAGCATGAGCTTCCTGGGAGATCAGGTACTGCAGTAAACGTCTCAAGTTGGCAAGGTTCACATGGAGACAATCCGCAG GTATCCAAGTTGCAGAGTCTAAAGGCCAATATGGTATGCGGTTCACATCCGGAGTTGGGACGGACATCTTCATTTGGAAAGGCCTGGGGAGAAAGTGCGACAGAAAATACCACAAATAATGATGTGGTATCGCTACTGAATCCTTCGAACATTTCTTCAAAAAGCGACGGCTATTCTATGGCAGAGAACACTGTTGCTGCTACTGAGATGTTCAGGAGTAAGACTAAAGATCCCAAATCGATGAAGTCTGGCCGTTTATCTCACGAGGAAAAGAAAACAGGGAAATCCCATGATGAGAAGCGGCCAAGAGCTCGGAAATTGATGGAATTTCATAATATCAAGATTAGCCAG GTTGAACTTCTTGTTACTTACGAGGGATCGAGGCTTGCAATAAATGACCTAAGGCTGCTTATGGATACTTTTCACCGTGTAGAATTTACTGGTACATGGAGGAGGTTGTTCTCAAGAGTTAAAAAGCATATTATTTGGGGTGTTCTAAAGTCGGTGACTGGGATGCAG GGGAAGAAGTTTAAGGCCCAGAACCAGAGGGAAACACTTGATGGTACTGTTCCAGAAAATGATCTTAATTTCAGCGACAGTGATGGCAGCCATCATGGAAAACCTGATCAGTTCCCAGTATCATGGTTGAAGAGGCCAGGTGACGGTGCAGGTGATGGATTTGTCACATCGATTAGAGGGCTATTCAATTCGCAGCGCCGTAGAGCAAAGGCATTTGTGGTGCGGGCAATGCGAGGCGATGGAGATAATGAATACCATGACGAGGGGAGTGAGAGTGATGGCGAGTATCCTTTTGCTAGACAGCTCACAATTACAAAAGCTAAGAAGCTCCTCCGAAGAAAGTTCCGCCCGAGAGGGCAAAAGATCATAG GACCAGCAATGCAAGATTCTCTCCCGTCTAGCCCGCGTGAAACAACACCGTACCAGAGCGATTCGTCAGAGTCGTCTTATGAGGACTTCCATGAGTAG